One window of Trifolium pratense cultivar HEN17-A07 linkage group LG5, ARS_RC_1.1, whole genome shotgun sequence genomic DNA carries:
- the LOC123884682 gene encoding uncharacterized protein LOC123884682 — translation MGNNSSLFIFFSTVLFIAFVLQKQHQLSSSLDQLSSSLDQLNSKVLLLESIIKKSDHQLRSKEEDIALIKKMILEKEEVKTVQQNIVYKIDLDQALSFGRGALIKYKNSFKDNAIQGLTRVRNWLGDSAENDKNEDKQEVIIQENLKLPQEEGTCQ, via the exons ATGGGTAACAACTCAAgccttttcatcttcttctccaCCGTTCTTTTCATCGCATTTGTACTACAAAAACAACACCAGCTCTCTTCTTCTCTGGACCAACTCTCTTCCTCTCTTGACCAACTCAACTCAAAAGTTTTACTTTTAG aaTCTATCATTAAAAAAAGTGACCATCAATTGCGAAGTAAGGAGGAAGATATTGCACTGATAAAGAAGATGATTTTAGAGAAAGAAGAAGTCAAGACTGTGCAACAGAATATCGTGTATAAGATTGACCTTGATCAA GCATTGAGTTTTGGTAGAGGAGCTTTGATAAAGTATAAAAACTCTTTCAAGGATAATGCAATTCAAGGTCTCACGCGCGTACGTAATTGGTTGGGCGACTCTGCAG aaaatgataaaaatgaagATAAGCAGGAAGTCATCATTCAAGAAAATCTAAAGCTTCCTCAAGAAGAAGGAACTTGCCAGTAG